The following proteins are encoded in a genomic region of Drosophila willistoni isolate 14030-0811.24 chromosome 3R, UCI_dwil_1.1, whole genome shotgun sequence:
- the LOC6649874 gene encoding putative glycogen synthase kinase-3 homolog yields the protein MATSKSGGMSNKVTTVVATAGYGLDIMSEISYTDSKVIGNGSFGVVFQAKLVPSNELVAIKKVHQDRRFKNRELQIMRKLKHDNIVTLRYFFYSSGEKRDEVYLNLVMEYMPETLYKVERQYARAKQTLPVNYVRLYMYQLLRSMAFLHSLGFCHRDIKPQNMLLDAESGILKLCDFGSAKQLINGEPNVSYICSRYYRAPELIFGATDYSTKIDMWSAGCVLAELLLGQLIFPGESGVDQIVEIVKVMGTPTADQMHDMNPSYKQFKLPQLKPHPWPKVFRIRTPAEAIDLVSKLLVYSPSLRVSPMMGCAHPFFDELRQDPFQVLPNGRSLPPLFNFTDHERSIEPSVMPLLLPKATAQPDRDLGGSRLRNTAGEECLPKGNVVTPKLVSIKKPLSTGEAVAKQSEATTTHRRDLGNGDHVVHVPVDEASAESEAPDEHGADEVDVDDDDEDEDDDAAADDEDYSDQDDDNNNHNNDDDDDDNDDDNDDDDNDDDDDDHDSNTVSDDEDESDDDENN from the coding sequence ATGGCGACCAGCAAGTCCGGCGGTATGAGCAACAAAGTGACCACTGTGGTGGCCACTGCTGGCTATGGGCTGGACATTATGAGCGAGATTAGCTACACCGATAGCAAGGTGATAGGCAACGGCAGCTTTGGCGTGGTATTCCAGGCCAAATTGGTGCCGTCCAATGAGTTGGTGGCCATTAAGAAGGTCCATCAGGATCGCCGCTTCAAGAATCGAGAGCTGCAGATCATGAGGAAATTGAAGCACGACAACATCGTGACTCTCAGGTATTTCTTCTATTCGAGTGGTGAGAAACGTGATGAGGTATATCTGAATCTGGTAATGGAGTATATGCCCGAGACGCTGTATAAAGTGGAGAGGCAATATGCGAGAGCCAAGCAGACGCTTCCAGTGAACTATGTGCGTTTGTATATGTACCAATTGCTCCGGAGCATGGCATTCCTGCATAGTCTGGGATTCTGTCATCGTGATATCAAGCCGCAGAATATGCTACTCGACGCAGAGTCGGGTATCCTGAAATTATGCGACTTTGGTAGTGCCAAACAATTGATCAATGGTGAGCCGAATGTTTCGTACATCTGTTCGAGATATTATCGGGCTCCGGAATTGATTTTTGGAGCCACGGATTATTCAACTAAAATCGATATGTGGAGTGCTGGATGCGTGCTGGCCGAACTGCTATTGGGACAATTGATCTTTCCCGGGGAATCTGGGGTAGATCAGATTGTGGAGATAGTCAAAGTGATGGGTACGCCCACAGCTGACCAAATGCACGATATGAATCCTAGCtataaacaattcaaattgCCTCAACTGAAACCGCATCCGTGGCCCAAGGTCTTTCGCATACGCACACCAGCCGAAGCCATTGATCTGGTCTCGAAATTGTTGGTCTATTCACCCAGTTTGCGTGTCTCCCCGATGATGGGATGTGCGCATCCTTTCTTTGATGAGCTGCGTCAGGATCCGTTTCAGGTGTTGCCCAATGGAAGAAGTCTGCCGCCCTTGTTTAATTTCACTGACCACGAGCGGTCCATAGAGCCAAGTGTTATGCCCCTGTTACTGCCCAAAGCGACGGCACAGCCAGACCGCGATTTGGGTGGTTCACGCTTGCGAAATACAGCTGGAGAGGAGTGTTTACCCAAAGGCAATGTTGTGACACCCAAACTGGTGTCCATTAAAAAACCTTTAAGCACTGGCGAGGCCGTGGCAAAACAAAGTGAGGCAACGACAACGCATCGACGAGATCTGGGTAATGGGGATCATGTGGTGCATGTTCCGGTGGATGAAGCCTCAGCGGAAAGCGAAGCTCCTGACGAACACGGAGCCGATGAAGtcgatgttgatgatgatgacgaggatgaagatgatgatgcgGCTGCAGATGATGAGGATTATTCTGATCAGGATGACGATAACAATAACCAtaacaatgatgatgatgacgatgataatgacgatgataatgacgacgacgacaatgatgatgatgacgatgatcaTGACAGTAATACCGTTAGTGATGACGAAGATGAATCGGATGACGATGAGAACAATTGa